In the genome of Crassostrea angulata isolate pt1a10 chromosome 6, ASM2561291v2, whole genome shotgun sequence, the window CCATTCACGAATTtgcaataaaattttgtttacatcggCGTGGCGAGACACATGGAGACGTTTGTGTGGAATTCGTTTTAGTTTAGAGTAATAACTTAATCATGCTTAAAAGCCCATGGTAAATATAAATGTCCCTTTTTTATTGTGGTGTACATTTCATTCATGATATATATACCGATATATGTATACTGCATTTTATGATTTATAGAATTAACCTTGCGGTGaatatgtatattacatgtatatttgtgtCGCCATCTCGTAAACAAATGGGGTCATATTTGAGTGTATAAAAAGATATGTTCGTATCGCGTAATTTGAAGTtagtgctacatgtacatgtatttttggttttaaaatgaattataaataaattactttacacaaagaacaaaacaattttaattctttcaaaaatatatcattgacCCGTAATTGCGACCACATATGTCTTAAATATAGTATTTtctaaatctaaaatatattcTAAATCATATTAAAGATAGTTGGTAACGTAAAAATTTCTTGTACGGTGTTtggctaccccccccccctctctctctctctctctctctctctctctctctctgttttcatttttataacgtCTTATTTTCGCAATGTATTGTAATATACTATATTTTGTACGAATACCAACTAAAATTTATTGCGCACGTATAATCGAAATTTTTGATCTAATGgaatttcttaaatttcttaaaaCTAGTACTCTTCCTTAACAAATAGTAATTAAAAAGTAACTAAGTAATAGGCCTAATGCTTACTCTACAATTTCGCAGGTATAAAACACAGTCGCCTGGcgttaataaatatttttttcataggaaGATAGTTTTTACTATAGAAAGAAATAGTTTTGGTCAAAAAGCAAAATTTGACTACATAACACCAAATATCCACGTAACAACGAAAAAATCTACGCGTATAATAGCGAAATTTTTgcattatattataattatttcgCTGAAATTCGTGGAAGAAATATCGCAAAGATGATAAGTTTTTACCCCAAAATTGGGCTAAAAATGCAATGTCTCGCGTAGTTTAGTGcgagcttttttatttcaaaccacAAAAGTTATGCATTGTTGCACCAAATATTAATGTTTGCATACAGCAATACATACGATAAATTTTTGCTTCTATTTAAGCACTTGTATAGAAAAGATAAAAATGCACCAAAAACCGTAACTCGAccgtttttttttctctttaagcGCGTTACagccagaattaaattattcatttttatagaaaattctTATTCTTCATTGAAATCAGTGTCAAATATAATTTCAAGCACCTTTGCCCACAAAAGATCGAACGCAACTTTAATTGGCGAGGTGCACCATCTAATTGTCCGTTCTAAAGGGTTTTGTACGAACTTAACCATTTACATTCATAGTTACTATTCAAATTCCGAGATTGGTCGCCATCTGTTTATTGCAACTGCCCCTTAAAGGGCTTTAGTTTTCGTGATTCTGACTCGCTTGTTTTATGGAATGCAATAATCAGCCTTGACCCTGGTATGACTCTTTTTCGTCTGTCAACATTTcaaacattcatatttttaacataagACACTAGTTAACGAACTTTTACCATAAATCTTCGCTGCACATCATAACTCATTATTTCTATCATATAAACTGTATGAACATATTTTGATACCGATCCAATTGCAAAAAGTGCAAGCATGCATACTCCATTGATTTCTGGATCATCGTCATGCTTCGTTGAACTCCGAGTTACCAGACATCATCGAATCTTGTTTAGCAATAAATAACATCAAATTCGCAAATTTTATATCTGCCCACGGGATGTCTCTTTCAAACATCAGTTTTCTCGTCTGATGATTATTCTCTTCTATACTGGCTACAAAACAATTGCAAAATGGGTTTACTTGCGTAACTCATTACAATTATTGACCACGAGGCATGCAGGTATTTCTAACTAATTTACCTGCTATGACAAAAAAGGCACGACATATTACGTAATATAAGCCATTGGTAATTAGAATTGCTCTTCTgtgaatgtaaataaatgaaaaattcttAGAAATGGCCAAAATTATTCATAAGACAAATGGATCAGTTGATGGGACCCAAGACACTGTCATAGCCacaagggtgtacatcaaaagACTTGTCAATCTTGTTTTGCCTCTGATGGTTGTTAGATAACTGTGCCCTACATGTATGAAAAGGCTGGGGTGCAAAAGTCTTACAACAAAAACAGTTCTTGGAAAAATGAGATGGTCATTCGGATTTCCTACAGCATCTTCATTCtaatgaacttaaaaaaaacccaatgaaCCATACAGTACTGCTTTTTTCTTGGCTCTTAGAAGTCATTGAATTCACGATGAATCAaatcttttattgttttattataagtAAATTATTCGCttcattcaaattaaaaaatctcaaaatctcCATGGTTTTTTGCTTTTTATGGGGATGGGGGGTGGTAGTTTGTTAACAGTgtcgtcggaagcaaattgaatgttgggggggggggggggggctagatttatcaaaaatcttgacaagcaataaAAAAGGTATTTGGTACggttatgtatatgtataactttgcacccacccccccccccccccccccccccccggttccaaCGCCTATGGATAACCTATATTAGAGGGAGAGTCGGTTTTTTTATGTAGCTTTATTTGTTCACTTTTGAAAAGTTCTTATATTATTTTCGTAAAGGATGGAataaacttttttgaaaatagaGAGAAGGTTTATTTAAAGTTCTTATaacgaaaaaaatatcaacCTTTATGTTTCCATAAGAATAATTCTTGTAAATCACAAGATTTGATCGTGTCTTCCTGTTGAAGAAAGAATAATCGAACATTAAAGTCGGGGACTTGCAATAATGAATTGGAATTGAAATgaattctatatatatatatatatatatatacatatatatatatgtgtgtgtgtgtgtgtgtgtgtgtgtgtgtgtgtgtgtgtgtgttaataTACCttgtcatttttattcattttcattgaaatgaatacttcaaagtgattttttttctattttagcaaATTATCTATTCAACTGCAAAATTCGTATATTCAGCTTTTATGTGCAGACAATCAatcttatataaaaataacaatgcgTAAACTTATTACTATTTGTatagtcatttttaaaaagtgacatATAGGTCCTATGGGGCAGGTGTTTATtacattataattatacatgtatctatagaTCTATTTGTTTATGaaacacatgtcactataataaataatttacttacTTAATACTTACTCAACAGAAATTATAACTGAACAAAAATTATCCCCCTCCACTTTTTTTTCCCAACCGTTGACCGTCTTGTCATGTGTCTAGTTAACGAGCAATTAATTAGCGAAAAAACGACGGAAGCTAATTTGTTTCTAAGTGTTAAAATCATTTCTGACAGAGAGTAGCACACCATAGCTTGTTTACGATGCCACACAAGGGACCAAATGGTTTGGTCATTCATCGTTGACATTAGTGGCCATGAATGAAATATATGACCCCCCTTCTCCGAGGGAGATGAATTATAGGGAGAGGTCTGAGTGAGAGTTTGTTTTTTGTCTTTTCTGTCTACGGCAATTCGGGTCGTTTTACTTTTGGTATCTGTAACATCCACGTGGCAAACAGTACCTAGAATGACTTATTACTCATGGAGAAAATACTGATCAATTTGGGTTGCAGCGAGCAACCATCGGACGCTCTGGCGGAAATTCGGCCAAGCCGGTAAGAAAAGGTTTTGATTTTgagtaaaaattcaaatatctaatttcattttttccacTCGTTTATACCTTTAAAGTGAAGCACttattatcaataaaaagaTGCAAAAATGTTCATCCCGTATAGATTCTTGCTATTTTACACAAATGCTACGATAACACTCTAAAAAATCTTGCATGTATTGCTATACCAAATATAAACCAttcaattcatgaaaaaaaggTGCGAcataacaatgaaaaataatcataagAGCACTCCAGATAAAAAAGTCTGCTGAAAAGTCAAAGAATTCGTTCAATCTTACCACTGTTTACCGTTTTCTGTTCAACCCCTACGCCAAGGTGAAATTTCCTTAGTCGATAACATTAAAATTCTTGAGGATCGTCCTTGATTGTTATAAATACAAATTAtctttgtaacttttttaaaacgCTAGACATTttgaaaggaaatatttctcttcctTACAATATCTTACCTTCGACTTGCCCGGATTTAAGAGAAGGTATTTTTCGCactaatttcaatttttcatttaaaatctaacctttttatatttatatttgaagtacatgtataaattattgAAATGTCGAGTTTCGCATGTATCGcagaaagaactatatatgataagagttaaatttggcccccataattcaccattttttaaagtgtttcggttacaataaaatgttacatgtatgttattattTAGAAgagttcatataaaatatatttttcacatatctgtatgatttatttgcactgacttgcagtatatgacgtcagaagtgacgctatttcaaaaattcaatcaaaatcagtcgaaattgacatttttctcatctttttacgaatgggaaatatagagcgcatgcttgaaccaggacaaattttttgtcacttattagtcttggctagatacatctctgattaaaatattttgttggttcaagcatgcgctctatgtttcctgaaagaaaaacttcttgaaaacaagcctttttatgctaaaatgcaaaaatggcgggaaaaggctgtctttacaatgccgtatttctaaattgtgtgcacttgaatcaaaatgaacattaagttaaaacatcacatatatatctgtacaaagaaaacaaagaattacagtaaaataatgatattccttttagggggccattttaggcccataccatatatagtcctttgcaCTTTTGAAATTACTTAtcgaacattttattttcactttggATATTTACGTTTGAGGGAATTTCTAAtcgaggagagagagagagagagagagagagagagagagagagagagagagagagattgcctATATTCAGATGGAATTTTGTTTGGTAgtctatgaaataaaataaattagagTAAATTCAAGTGCTTGGAAAGTTTTGAGTGTcaaattaaaatgcattttagtACCTGTAAAATTGAAACGAAAAGATCATACATTATAGGTTAAGTTTTGTTCATTCAATTCGGTTGGTTTTTAATCTCGAGCTTGGTATGTTTCAATAGATCACTTCTCGCAATCGTCAGAATTTGATTTAGTAGCTTCTTTCTGATTTTAAAACCATCTTTATAACGATCCCTGATAAAACATCTGCTTTAATAGCAAAAGAAAGTTTGCTTTCCCCTACATTATGAAGTTAATATAGATTCCTATCGACGAAATACCTGAGTGAAAAAGCAGCTGGGTGAATGATGTTGCacattccttaaataatgtgCAGTTTGACTTTATGGAGTCAGAAGGACGCGAAGTTACAAAAAATGGATTTCCCGACACGTGTCGATATGTGAAGTGTATTCAATGTTTTTACTCTTGGTCTGTCAGGATGTACGTGTGCGCGTGATTCTATAGTACATGCACGCGTAGGTGTCAACAAGTAGAGGTATGTACTTTGTTTTCATTAGTTCACAAGTCCTTCGTAGAAAATACTAATAAAACGTAATGGAAGTTTTTATGGCATGtcaaaaaatcataatataaagattttttttttatttaacaatttacCAAAAACGAAAAAATTTCAAGACTTGATACATTTCACCCCCTTTAACAACGTTTCAAAGTGAATAAATAACTTTGTGATATTATGGACATTAACTCAAAGCAccgttttggttttttttgttttatctaacTTTCATTCAGTTTAACATGATGCTATGTTATAAATTCAATAGATACtttatttttctcaataaaaagcaaaaaaatgttACTAGTACCAAgagtttttttttgctttcatttttttatgtccattatacaaataataatcttgttttcatttataaaaatatcttaaaatttgtgctttacaaaattaaaatgcaatttcgAATTGCCGAAAGCGTTTAACCTCTTTTTCATGAAACtcccattttaaaaaaaatgcaaaatgctAGGTTTTTTTCCCACGATAAATTTGTAATCAgtcaattttacatgtaatcattGCAACCAATTTGTCACGTGTTAAGTCCCAGAAGAATAAAACCCTCGAAaccttttaaattaatttgacTTTTCTCATTTATCGTCTGGTTTGACAATGACATAATGGCTAGATTACCACACCGTGATCGTAAGAGTCCATTTACTAGTGATGACTCAATAtacacaattacatgtacttgtaacaGCCAGGGAGAACATAAGTTATTTGTGTAAAGTATGCTAGTAAAGGAGAAAGCCGTTTCCAGAAATGATTGAAATAGACTTAAACCTTGTATAACAACTATAGCAGACGATACTTTATATACAATTCAATGGACCAATGAATattattatgatacatgtattttcataaagaTTTGTTTGCGATACACACGCGTGCCTTGGCATCATGCGTCAAAAAAATGCAAcgctttgattttaaaaatagatcagatATCTTTTAATGTTTTACGCTTACTGCTCCTGTATGCATTATCAATATTAACTTCGTTCTACTAGACTAGTGTTGTATATCTGTATTGTACAAGGAATACACATTTTTTATGACATCTGATATCCGGTTTGAATTGGACAGATTGTAGGTCTGTAGCTCTGTCTACGGGGAAAGTTCGGGCTGTCATGCCGTAGCATTCTCTCGTACAGCTACAGACCTACAGCTATACTTGCTGTTCAATAATCCACTGAATACGATATTTAAGGAATCGTGAGGtgattttggtcggggcgtgatcaaatcagATAAAGTCCGAAGGGCTttatatgatagatttgatcacgcccaagcctaaattatcacctcataatattgaaattatggttcctttttacttatatttatataactttatgcatttgtacgattaaatatttgaatttatttacattatccagtgtctttgtctgtgataacactacgtatcgattttgtactatataactcataatacaaatgacgccaaatcgaggcgccagcggggtttgtttatttatatttaaatatttaatcgtacgatggcctaaaattatataaatataagttataaggaatcattctttgaatattatgaggtgataatttcggtcggggcgtgatcaaaatctatcataaagcccttcggcctttattggatttgatcacgccccgaccaaaattatcacctcacaatactcaaagaatgattccttattccttatataaataaGCAGACACCGCTTGCGCCCCAAATATACgccatttgaatttattggactgtatagTACAATATCGATACgaagtgttatcacaggcaaagacactgaaaaaatgtaaacatatatatatatatattatattattttcatttaagtttgttcatatttttttataaagcgAGAGGCAGACAAATCATTTATCACTCTAACACCTTATTCAGCcgttaaaacagaaaaaaggtCGCGAAACTATTTAGGACTTGGTTTCAGTAAATTAACTGTGTTGATTGATGCAAGCGTACGTAATTCCCTTTGTAAGTATAAACCGAACACATATGTATATACTTTtggcctattttttttttcacaccaCGAAAATGTGTGATAAAATATCTCTTGACGTAATTATATGATTTGCAAATTTAAGTCGATTTGACTGATGACAGGAAATATAGATTAAGTCATCTATTGCAAAATGTCTTGAATAAAATAATCTTTGTTATGGAAGTTTTCTGTTGATTTATATACATGATTTACAATACAGGCAAGATAAAACAAACACACATACAATGCCAAGGGaaggtaaacaaaaaaaatttataattttttaattggaAAGCGATAACAATAGCCTGCCCTTCCCGTTATTAGTCagatcataaatacatgtacatatcttcAAGGGGTGTTCTTCCTCTTCAATAAAAGCACGGAAACCGAATTGTTTTCACCAAATATTTTATTGAGCgaaaaattgtcatttaattGCCTGTACCTTAAATCGCCATTGAGTAAGGGGCCAAACCATCCTCAGTTTTAAGTCGAGTAGATATTCATCTCTCTTCCTCGGTTATCTTTGTATAAAAACCCCGTCTCAAGATTTCCCGTAtgcaatattcattttaaaccaACCAGGTAAAAGGTAAGGAATATTTCATTATTCAGCCTACCTATAGTTTGAtacttttttcttataaatattcataaatgtaattttaaaaaaatgtaatttaaaaaaaagatcctTTTATTAATCAATCGAACCTTATTATATTTAGGAATATTTTAACGAGTGGATAAATAACATATTAACACtattattagatattttttaaaaaccttccaacttgcatgtacatatgaatacaATGTTgatgcatgttttttttaaacatatgtaacTTTTGATTCCGTTCCGGGTTCAATTGCGTTAATTTGAGGCACTCAGGAACTTAACGTTAACTAAAATCACGCAAATCTTATTAACACCCACAACGCAGGGAAAACAATTGTTACGAATGCAACTTATGATGTCAGCTGACAActgaaaactatttaaaatagaaaatactGGGGGTTCATTTCAAACTGGAGAGCGCATAGCTGTTGAATGCAGGTAAATTGCATGAAGCGACGGGGAGAATATTTAGTAAAAAGAATGTTAGGAGAAAAAATTTGATGAATGAAAAATTGTAAGTTAAATGCAGATAAAAAAGTATGTGATCATCTTGAAGaaaaacagttttcattttttttttgtagtctTGTGGAATTTCAGAGATTGGATTGTTTTTGCTACTGATTCAGATAACTGTctggaataaatattttatttacaaacacTTCTAAAaactaaaaagtataaatataagaaaaaaaaattcaataaatcttTCCGGTCATCACAATGCGGAAGTTATTTCATGACAATCCTTCTAATTCAGGAAGTTAGAGTTGTATTTGTGATTTGACTatctttatttacaaattactttatttaCACATTACCAAAAGGTCACATCAACAACACTGATACTGTTAAAAGCAATAcctcatttaaaaatatagctGTAatccttttgacattaagaaaGAATTCTAATtgcaaaatatatgtatataattatattggaGTGACGAAAAAAACTTCTGAGGGTAAAGTTTTGCTTCTGATGTTTTTATCTACTTAATCTTTGTTTTTCAGGATGGTTGATCCgggacattttcattttcaatacaaCGACTGTCTCAAGATGCGGTATGAAAGAAAACTGGGACCTCTAGAAACCATGTACCATGTTTATTACATTCGTGGTGTAGACATCTATGCCCAAATGGCTACCCTGATGTGCGAAAAATTCGTCACCAAGGCGGAAGTGACGGAGGCGAtggtttgtttgttaaaaagaCATCCAATGTTGAGGATGACAATCAAAGAAACAGACAAGGAATACCCCGAGTTTAAATTCGTCGAAATGAACCCTGTAAAACTTGACATTCAAGTTTCTTCTTCTTGTGACAAAGAAACTCTATTACACGACGAATCGTGCAAATCCTTTGCTGTAAAAGACGGTCCGTTATGGAGACTGACGATCGTGAAAAATACAAATGGAGAACCAATTGGACCAAGAGCAAACGGCCACGAGTTTTCTTTCGTGTTCTGTTTCCATCACAGTTTAGCTGATGGAATTTACCTTCGGACTCTCTTTGCCGATTTCATTGAATTCTTGGACATGGTTCAAAGAGAGACGATAGACGCGAGTTCTGTGAAAGAAATCGAGATTCTTCCCGCCATTGAGTACCTCCTTCCCTTATTAAACCCCAATCGCAGGGTAGTCTCTTTGGACTGTAACAGCGGACATCCTTCAAAATTCATCGATGCTCTTCCAGCGTATGAGGCACACTTCTATGATGAAATCGAACAATTACGGAACCAAAAACAATCGACAAAGTCCATTCGATCCCATTTACAGTCAACGAAGTCTAAGAAATTTCTACTGCAATGCAAGCAAAACAGTGTGACAGTTACGGGTGCCTGCATTGCGGCGTCTTGCATTGCGTTTGGACAGTTGATCAAATCGTCAATAGCAGACGATGTTAAAGTCTTAATGATTCCAGTGGAGATTATGGTAAATATGAGGCGTTATACGCAGCAAAACAGCTTGTATCAAGCCTACCCAGGGGTCGCTGCCGTACACCTTCCGTTAACAGTCAAACTTCCGCTCGTTGAGAACCCGCGGGAACACTTCTGGTACCTTGCAAAACAGTGCACTGACGATATCAATAACAAGATCATATCCGGTTATCCCCTGGAATATATGTCCACCGAGGTAGCCCAAGAAATTCACTCCACGCCCAACACGGGAAAATCTCCCTACGTCCTGTGCATAACCAATATGTCGACAGTTGATGGCATCGTGAAGCCAAACCAGAGGGCGCGGTTCCAGTTGAAGGAGTTTCCCGCCATGACGCAAATCGGAATCGACGACATGCCGATTTTCTATGTCGGGATTTTATCCATGGCGCAGGAACTTCATCTGGATATCGGACACTGTCAACGATATACGTCACAATCTACGGCGGCCAAATTCTCGTGGAATGTGATGTCCATGTTACAGAATTAtagtaatttgtaaataacGACTAAATAATTCAACTGCATTACCTTGTGTGGAGAACAACTGATCATCATTTACCAATGCATATTACGTATTGCCATAGAGGTTATTTTGTTCATGCGTATATATACTTATTCGAAATATTCTTCGACTACGAAATTGCCAAAGACTTTTTACTTGTACATGACActgtgtatatttttatattaaagaatTATTATAAGAGGTAGATAATTATTTACCTTTGTACAAGAAGTTTTCCATGACATTGATTGACCTTGCTATTgactaataaatatttaatttgtatatcatttttaaagccTGTGTTTAATATCAGATGTATACAACAAACATATTCCTTAGTCCCAGTTGTATTCTCATCAACTTGATTGTTgggaattgaaattaaaaagaaattacttagttattttcagatatttttCTAATCAGTTGACTTTTTGCATGTTGTCAAGTCTGcaatttataatttgtaaaatgtCAATAACTTTTTAACACCTTGTAGCAAAGTTTCGATTAGATTAAGATtccaattaaaaacaaaacaaaactaaataaaTCTTCAAGGATCGTCAAACTGTCAGTCAAAACCACAATCAGTTTACTTCAAAAGCCTGGCCGCGTAAAGAATTTTACAGATTGTTTAAGGATAGTTTTAAAGTCTCAGAAACCTAAACAATTAAATGCgccaactacatgtacataccggTATGTTTATCTATCTTTGTCTgtatatggggggggggggggggtgggggtgtatGGCAATCAGTCACTCCCAAAAACCAAAATAACTCAAAAAAGCTTCTGGTCTCCTTTTTTAAGTTTGTCCTTCaccattttgtattttcctttgCCGTAAAAGCCGAGAAAGTTAACGGCGACATCGCCCCTGGTTCAGACAAAGCGTCTTAATAAAGGACGTTAAAAAGCGTTGAGAAGACCCAGCTGTTGTCTCTCTTTCGTAAGGTAAGGACCTGAGCGATCGAGTATCCTTGGGGGTCATCGGGTCGTCTGTACTGATATTATCCAGCTTCCATTAACCACTGCATAGTTTTATGAGATAATAAAGGTAAATCGTTACCGTGACCAGGATACACCGTCTTTACAGGACCTTGTAGATCTAAATAGACTATACACGGCATTTTTACAATTAACTCTAgtaaaaatctatttaaaaacagttttgtaATTTTGAAATGCTTGGCTCACCATTTCGAGATTTCAGATACTTGATGAGGTTACCGTTTTTGGAACAGGTATGTGATGATCATATATgagttatttaagaaataaagtacgggTTTTCGtcaatgttgcagaataaccagcgaggtcgagaaatgttgctttgaaatataaaagcccagtatttctacagatcgtttctcctatagagagatgatctaggtcattttgacagctgttccgtgtaaccccaacggttttgttagtaatgtttacatgtgtgtcgatcaaaggaatcacttgcagacgacagaatttttctttggatgtttaatactcttcacttttttttataaaatatctttgaatcatattcttaatattttaagggcaatttaatacgattattactactacacgttatatattttatgtaaaaac includes:
- the LOC128190737 gene encoding uncharacterized protein LOC128190737 isoform X3; translated protein: MMVDPGHFHFQYNDCLKMRYERKLGPLETMYHVYYIRGVDIYAQMATLMCEKFVTKAEVTEAMVCLLKRHPMLRMTIKETDKEYPEFKFVEMNPVKLDIQVSSSCDKETLLHDESCKSFAVKDGPLWRLTIVKNTNGEPIGPRANGHEFSFVFCFHHSLADGIYLRTLFADFIEFLDMVQRETIDASSVKEIEILPAIEYLLPLLNPNRRVVSLDCNSGHPSKFIDALPAYEAHFYDEIEQLRNQKQSTKSIRSHLQSTKSKKFLLQCKQNSVTVTGACIAASCIAFGQLIKSSIADDVKVLMIPVEIMVNMRRYTQQNSLYQAYPGVAAVHLPLTVKLPLVENPREHFWYLAKQCTDDINNKIISGYPLEYMSTEVAQEIHSTPNTGKSPYVLCITNMSTVDGIVKPNQRARFQLKEFPAMTQIGIDDMPIFYVGILSMAQELHLDIGHCQRYTSQSTAAKFSWNVMSMLQNYSNL
- the LOC128190737 gene encoding uncharacterized protein LOC128190737 isoform X1, translating into MEKILINLGCSEQPSDALAEIRPSRMVDPGHFHFQYNDCLKMRYERKLGPLETMYHVYYIRGVDIYAQMATLMCEKFVTKAEVTEAMVCLLKRHPMLRMTIKETDKEYPEFKFVEMNPVKLDIQVSSSCDKETLLHDESCKSFAVKDGPLWRLTIVKNTNGEPIGPRANGHEFSFVFCFHHSLADGIYLRTLFADFIEFLDMVQRETIDASSVKEIEILPAIEYLLPLLNPNRRVVSLDCNSGHPSKFIDALPAYEAHFYDEIEQLRNQKQSTKSIRSHLQSTKSKKFLLQCKQNSVTVTGACIAASCIAFGQLIKSSIADDVKVLMIPVEIMVNMRRYTQQNSLYQAYPGVAAVHLPLTVKLPLVENPREHFWYLAKQCTDDINNKIISGYPLEYMSTEVAQEIHSTPNTGKSPYVLCITNMSTVDGIVKPNQRARFQLKEFPAMTQIGIDDMPIFYVGILSMAQELHLDIGHCQRYTSQSTAAKFSWNVMSMLQNYSNL
- the LOC128190737 gene encoding uncharacterized protein LOC128190737 isoform X5 is translated as MVDPGHFHFQYNDCLKMRYERKLGPLETMYHVYYIRGVDIYAQMATLMCEKFVTKAEVTEAMVCLLKRHPMLRMTIKETDKEYPEFKFVEMNPVKLDIQVSSSCDKETLLHDESCKSFAVKDGPLWRLTIVKNTNGEPIGPRANGHEFSFVFCFHHSLADGIYLRTLFADFIEFLDMVQRETIDASSVKEIEILPAIEYLLPLLNPNRRVVSLDCNSGHPSKFIDALPAYEAHFYDEIEQLRNQKQSTKSIRSHLQSTKSKKFLLQCKQNSVTVTGACIAASCIAFGQLIKSSIADDVKVLMIPVEIMVNMRRYTQQNSLYQAYPGVAAVHLPLTVKLPLVENPREHFWYLAKQCTDDINNKIISGYPLEYMSTEVAQEIHSTPNTGKSPYVLCITNMSTVDGIVKPNQRARFQLKEFPAMTQIGIDDMPIFYVGILSMAQELHLDIGHCQRYTSQSTAAKFSWNVMSMLQNYSNL
- the LOC128190737 gene encoding uncharacterized protein LOC128190737 isoform X2, producing MNEKLMVDPGHFHFQYNDCLKMRYERKLGPLETMYHVYYIRGVDIYAQMATLMCEKFVTKAEVTEAMVCLLKRHPMLRMTIKETDKEYPEFKFVEMNPVKLDIQVSSSCDKETLLHDESCKSFAVKDGPLWRLTIVKNTNGEPIGPRANGHEFSFVFCFHHSLADGIYLRTLFADFIEFLDMVQRETIDASSVKEIEILPAIEYLLPLLNPNRRVVSLDCNSGHPSKFIDALPAYEAHFYDEIEQLRNQKQSTKSIRSHLQSTKSKKFLLQCKQNSVTVTGACIAASCIAFGQLIKSSIADDVKVLMIPVEIMVNMRRYTQQNSLYQAYPGVAAVHLPLTVKLPLVENPREHFWYLAKQCTDDINNKIISGYPLEYMSTEVAQEIHSTPNTGKSPYVLCITNMSTVDGIVKPNQRARFQLKEFPAMTQIGIDDMPIFYVGILSMAQELHLDIGHCQRYTSQSTAAKFSWNVMSMLQNYSNL